From one Pieris brassicae chromosome 5, ilPieBrab1.1, whole genome shotgun sequence genomic stretch:
- the LOC123709312 gene encoding larval/pupal cuticle protein H1C-like, with protein sequence MQSLVVLFALASVACGSYIPLAQPAHHPAIVLDPHGRPLDTAEVIHARAAHLQAKALEPHAAIAVAPVAVAHSVLAAPVAHSVVSPALVAAPAAVSHQSRVDVRTSPAVYAHAAPLAVAAHGAYAAPLSVAAHGAYGAPLLGHSALGYAGHGHYLGKRSLGHIAYSAPIAVHAVHAAPAAVSHQSRVDVVSSPAYVSHAYAAPVVAHAAPVAIAPAAVSHQSRVDVRTSPAVLSTVVAAPVAHSAVYAAPLAHSSVYAAPLAHGAGHYAHAW encoded by the coding sequence ATGCAATCGCTGGTGGTGTTATTCGCTCTCGCCTCCGTGGCATGCGGCTCTTACATCCCTCTGGCTCAGCCAGCACATCATCCCGCAATTGTGCTGGACCCTCACGGCCGGCCCTTGGATACCGCCGAAGTGATCCACGCTCGTGCCGCTCACCTGCAGGCTAAGGCTCTGGAGCCACACGCAGCCATCGCAGTCGCTCCCGTGGCAGTCGCCCACTCCGTGCTTGCTGCTCCCGTCGCCCACTCCGTGGTTTCCCCCGCCTTAGTCGCCGCTCCCGCCGCCGTGTCTCACCAGTCCCGTGTAGATGTCCGCACCAGCCCCGCCGTCTACGCCCACGCCGCACCCTTAGCCGTAGCCGCTCATGGTGCATACGCCGCACCCTTATCGGTAGCCGCTCACGGTGCCTACGGCGCACCTCTCCTCGGTCACTCCGCTCTCGGCTACGCTGGCCACGGACACTACTTGGGCAAACGTTCTCTGGGACACATCGCCTACAGCGCCCCCATCGCCGTCCACGCCGTCCACGCTGCTCCCGCTGCCGTGTCTCACCAGTCCCGTGTGGATGTTGTGTCAAGCCCAGCTTACGTATCACACGCCTACGCCGCCCCTGTGGTCGCCCATGCTGCCCCAGTTGCCATTGCCCCTGCTGCAGTCTCCCATCAGTCCCGCGTTGATGTGCGCACCAGCCCCGCTGTTTTATCCACCGTTGTCGCTGCACCCGTAGCGCATTCCGCTGTCTACGCCGCTCCCCTCGCGCATTCTTCCGTGTACGCTGCCCCATTAGCGCATGGTGCCGGACATTACGCACATGCCTGGTAA
- the LOC123709311 gene encoding cuticle protein 16.5-like: MQSLVVLFALASVACGSYIPLAQPAHHPAIVLDPHGRPLDTAEVIHARAAHLQAKALEPHAAVAVAPVAVAHSVLAAPVAHSVVAPALVAAPAAVSHQSRVDVRTSPAVYAHAAPLAVAAHGAYAAPLSVAAHGAYGAPLLGHSALGYAGHGHYLGKRSLGHIAYSAPIAVHAVHASPAAVSHQSRVDVVSSPAYVSHAYAAPVVAHAAPVAIAPAAVSHQSRVDVRTSPAVLSTVVAAPVAHSAVYAAPLAHSAVYAAPLAHGAGHYAHAW; the protein is encoded by the coding sequence ATGCAATCGCTGGTGGTGTTATTCGCTCTCGCCTCCGTGGCATGTGGCTCTTACATCCCTCTGGCTCAGCCAGCACATCATCCCGCAATTGTGCTGGACCCTCACGGCCGGCCCTTGGATACCGCCGAAGTGATCCACGCTCGTGCCGCTCACCTGCAGGCTAAGGCTCTGGAGCCACACGCAGCCGTCGCAGTCGCTCCCGTGGCAGTCGCCCACTCCGTGCTCGCTGCTCCCGTCGCCCACTCCGTGGTTGCCCCCGCCTTAGTCGCCGCTCCCGCCGCCGTGTCTCACCAGTCCCGTGTAGATGTCCGCACCAGCCCCGCCGTCTACGCTCACGCCGCACCCTTAGCCGTAGCCGCTCACGGTGCATACGCCGCACCCTTATCGGTAGCCGCTCACGGTGCCTACGGCGCACCTCTCCTCGGTCACTCCGCTCTCGGCTACGCTGGCCACGGACACTACTTGGGCAAACGTTCTCTGGGACACATCGCCTACAGCGCCCCCATCGCCGTCCACGCCGTCCACGCTTCTCCCGCTGCCGTGTCTCACCAATCCCGTGTGGATGTTGTGTCCAGCCCAGCTTACGTATCACACGCCTACGCCGCCCCAGTAGTCGCCCATGCTGCCCCAGTTGCTATTGCTCCTGCTGCAGTCTCCCATCAGTCCCGCGTTGATGTGCGCACCAGCCCCGCTGTTTTATCCACCGTTGTCGCTGCACCCGTAGCGCATTCCGCTGTCTACGCCGCTCCCCTCGCGCATTCTGCCGTGTACGCTGCTCCATTAGCGCATGGTGCCGGACATTACGCACATGCCTGGTAA